Below is a window of Nitrospirota bacterium DNA.
CCTTGCAGGATATGTCTGGGGGCTATTGATTATAACTGATATCAATCCAGAGCCTTCCAAAAAGGTCGGTGTCTTTATATCCATAAAATTAGGGAAAGACATATCATAAGTGCCATCTTTGAGTTCCATAAAGCCAAAGATTCCATGCTCACCTGGATTTTTGCCTGTCATAAATGATGTCCATGCAACAGAAGATACCTCAGGGAGGGATGTCTCCATCCTATGGAAAGAGCCTTCTGCTATCATGGATTTAAATTTCGGCATTATGTCCTCTTCTGAATAGTTCTTCAGGAGAGAATAAGGAACTCCGTCAAGTCCGATGATTACCACTTTAGGAAGGGACGAGGGACGAGGGACGAGGGACAAGAGACGAGAGACAAGAGAGGAGGGACGAGGGATAAGTTTTGAGAATGGACTCATAATCTCCTCCTTGCTTCTCGACTCTTCCTGTTCAATGATTTTTTTAGACCAGTTATCATCATTGATATTTCATTGAGTTCTTCCAAAATTGGCTCAATGTTATTAGAAGAATTACTATTTAATCCTCCA
It encodes the following:
- a CDS encoding alkaline phosphatase family protein codes for the protein MSPFSKLIPRPSSLVSRLLSLVPRPSSLPKVVIIGLDGVPYSLLKNYSEEDIMPKFKSMIAEGSFHRMETSLPEVSSVAWTSFMTGKNPGEHGIFGFMELKDGTYDMSFPNFMDIKTPTFLEGSGLISVIINSPQTYPAR